The genomic region GTGCTGGGCGACGCCGCCGGCCTGGTGTTGTCGAGCTATGTGTTGATCGAGGCTCAGCGAGCGGGAGCCAACAAAGCTGTGAAGCTGCTTATCCTGCGCAACATGGGTATCGATTTTGTCGGTGGCTTGGTGCCAGTGGTGGGAGATGCCTTTGATGCCATCTACAAGGCTAATACCCGTAATACTCGATTGCTGAGAAACTATCTGGAAGAGCAGCTATCTGTGGAGCCGTCTGCGCCGCCCTTTCCTTGGAAGATATTGATCGGGCTGTCCATCCTGTTTGGGGCTGTTACCGCTGGACTGATGCTCATTTTTTGACAAGCGGATGTCCGGACAAACCCGAGGGGCCGCTCCCGGATTTATTCCTCAATTTATAGTGGTGTATTAAAAGTATGAGTAATGAACAACCGAATTATCCATTGCACGGGATTACGCTTGAGAGCGTTGTGACAAGGCTACAAGAACACTACGGCTGGGATGGGTTGGCTCAAAGAGTCAACATAAACTGTTTTAAAAGCGATCCATCAATCAAGTCATCACTGAAGTTTTTACGTAAAACCCAGTGGGCCAGGGATAAGGTTGAGAGGTTGTATATATCAACATTTACATAAAAAAGCCTGGCCGGCCCCGATGAAATCCAAGAAACGTCTCGTTCGACCTTGGCTACTTTTTGCCATGTTAATTCTGCTGGTCGTTCTTCTTGCTGTTCGCGATGACCTGCGACAGAGCGCGGCTGAAAGTAGCGAAAATGCATTACGTTACGTCGCGTTCGATATGTTGGGCTGGTCACCGAGGGATGTCTTTATCTGGCGTTTGCGATTGGCAGGGCTGGTCGACAGCCCTCTGGGGCAGCAATGGGCCGGCGCGGTTGCGCGGGCGAGTGAGCAGCCTTTACAAGTTGGCGATCAGTACCGCACCGCTGAAGCCTTTGCAGGTGATCAGGTTGAGGCGCATGTCTATCAGGTGGCGCTTGAGCGGGGAGAAAAGCTGATGTGGCAACTCTCTCGTTTGGATAGCTCCGGCAGTCAGTTATACGCCAGCCTAGAAGGGCGCAAAAGTGACAGCCAAGGGTGGTTAACTGTCGCGGAACTGGACGCAGATGGCTCAAACAATAGCCGGGTTGTGTCTCAATCTGGCGACTACCGCATTGTGCTCCAACCGGAGTTGTTTGCCAGCGTGAAGTATTCGTTGGCTACCGCCGTTGGCGGCTCACTGCCGTTTCCCGTAGTAGACGCGTCGCAGCGCGATATAGGTAGCAGGTCCGGCGCATCGCGCGACGGCGGCGCCCGAGAGCATCACGGCGTGGATATCTTTGCTAAAAGGGGAGCGCCGGTCAGGGCAGTAATCGATGGCAATGTCCGAATCGGCACAAGTGGCATTGGCGGCAACCACGTGTGGCTATCGGGCGGTATGCTGGGACTCGACGGTGCCCGATATTACTACGCCCACCTGGATTCATTCGCGATCGAAACCGGCGCCACGGTTAAAAGAGGCGAGATACTCGGATACGTGGGCAACACCGGTAACGCCAGAACCACGCCACCCCATCTCCACTTTGGGATTTACTCAGGCGGCCCGGTCGATCCGGCACCGTTTCTGAAACCGGAGCCGGTGTTGCTTGATCGCTGATCAAGCTCATGTGTCAAACCCTAACCGTTAGGCGTTTGTTGTAAAGTTGGCTATCTTAGGCCGGTGAACCGATAGAGTTGACGAATTCATCCCGGGTAAGGAAAGGAAGTATGCCATGTCAGGTATAAACTACCCTCACAAAGTTGCAGCCCTGGACTTGCACGGAATGTGCAGACGTATCGCCAGCCATATCGGCTGGGTGATCATCGCCATCGGCGCCGTTGTGTTGGTGTCATGGGTCTTCGATATCGAGGCTGGCAAACGCATACTGCCCACTTTCCAGTCAATGAAGTTCAACACGGCACTTTGCTTCATCGCTTGCGGCTTCATTCTGAAGCGTAAGGCGCCTGCTGCGGCTTCGGCCAGTGATCCGGTTGCGGCGCTTCTGGCTTTGTTCATACTCGTGGTGTCGGGTCTCACGCTTTTCGAATATGGGTCAGGTTGGCAGCTGGGCATCGATAATTTGGTGATTTTGGACACGGCGACGGCTCCAGAGGACTGGCCCGGGCGGATGTCGGGGGCTGCGGCGTTGTGTTTCACCATGATCGGTGCCGCGTGGCTGGCCATCGCGACGCCGTTACACCGCTCAACAATGATACTGCAAATCCTCGCCCTGGCA from Marinobacter sp. LV10R510-11A harbors:
- a CDS encoding M23 family metallopeptidase translates to MKSKKRLVRPWLLFAMLILLVVLLAVRDDLRQSAAESSENALRYVAFDMLGWSPRDVFIWRLRLAGLVDSPLGQQWAGAVARASEQPLQVGDQYRTAEAFAGDQVEAHVYQVALERGEKLMWQLSRLDSSGSQLYASLEGRKSDSQGWLTVAELDADGSNNSRVVSQSGDYRIVLQPELFASVKYSLATAVGGSLPFPVVDASQRDIGSRSGASRDGGAREHHGVDIFAKRGAPVRAVIDGNVRIGTSGIGGNHVWLSGGMLGLDGARYYYAHLDSFAIETGATVKRGEILGYVGNTGNARTTPPHLHFGIYSGGPVDPAPFLKPEPVLLDR
- a CDS encoding VF530 family DNA-binding protein, whose product is MSNEQPNYPLHGITLESVVTRLQEHYGWDGLAQRVNINCFKSDPSIKSSLKFLRKTQWARDKVERLYISTFT